One part of the Anguilla anguilla isolate fAngAng1 chromosome 11, fAngAng1.pri, whole genome shotgun sequence genome encodes these proteins:
- the LOC118208400 gene encoding proenkephalin-B-like: protein MEWCVLALILCMISSIRADCTSQCLSCAQQIPNSEVSINSLTCTLECEGTLSSTVELDKCEKALELFSAGQGGFNDRNEQPPSASETGDQQETSIANVVKRYGGFIKRIEKNKKINSPSRENAYLKGMFAKKYGNSLRKFWERDIPELLQDTQRGDRSSEDEAAIYDDDTAINEEKRYGGFLRKFGPKRSDSGEEGGQEELQKRYGGFMRRIRPKLKWDNQKRYGGFLRRHFKVSVRSEEEPSSYENFDL, encoded by the exons ATGGAGTGGTGCGTTTTAGCGCTCATCTTGTGCATGATCTCTTCAATCCGAGCAGATTGCACTTCCCAGTGTTTAAGCTGCGCCCAACAGATCCCCAATTCGGAAGTGTCCATCAACAGCCTG aCTTGCACTTTAGAGTGCGAAGGGACCCTTTCCTCCACAGTAGAATTAGATAAATGCGAGAAGGCTTTAGAGTTATTTTCCGCCGGTCAGGGGGGGTTCAACGACAGAAACGAGCAACCGCCCAGCGCGTCTGAGACTGGAGACCAGCAGGAAACTTCCATTGCTAATGTGGTCAAGCGTTACGGTGGATTCATTAAGAGGAtcgagaaaaacaaaaaaataaattctcccTCGCGTGAAAATGCTTACCTGAAAGGCATGTTTGCCAAAAAATACGGGAATTCGCTGAGAAAATTTTGGGAAAGAGACATCCCGGAGCTTTTGCAGGACACCCAGCGCGGAGATCGTTCTTCGGAGGACGAGGCCGCGATCTACGACGACGACACGGCCATCAACGAAGAGAAACGGTACGGAGGTTTCTTGAGAAAATTTGGCCCAAAGAGAAGTGACTCCGGAGAGGAAGGTGGCCAAGAAGAGTTACAAAAACGTTACGGAGGTTTCATGCGGAGGATTCGACCAAAACTCAAATGGGACAATCAGAAAAGATATGGGGGGTTTTTACGGCGTCATTTCAAAGTATCAGTTCGATCAGAGGAAGAACCCTCCTCCTACGAAAATTTTGACCTATAG